Proteins co-encoded in one Acanthopagrus latus isolate v.2019 chromosome 10, fAcaLat1.1, whole genome shotgun sequence genomic window:
- the LOC119027409 gene encoding uncharacterized protein LOC119027409, with the protein MTSLRLVFFHLTCLILGIMAHMTDLSITVRQERRFVSANSGDHVCLRCFYEGDGSAWFYWYKQPLGQKPQLISTFYRLDKNGTFYNEFKNNPRFTLNTGDGTNHLTIFDLSISDSATYYCASAYTFVFSFTEGTTVSVKGSGLNVPASVHQSPSEIIKPGGSVTLNCTVHTGTCDGEHSVYWFKHSQESHPGLIYTHGGGNDQCETKDNTQTHTCVYNLPMKSLNLSHVGTYYCAVATCGQIVFGDGTKLDFEDNGDSPVLVYFLSGALTFTTILVVLLALSVFKMKKGNTYQSTESQARLSAPPASDEGCREDLHYAALNLNLPNRSRRQRNHTNSECVYSSVKH; encoded by the exons ATGACATCTCTGAGGCTTGTCTTCTTTCATCTGACATGTTTGATCTTAGGGATAATGG CTCACATGACAGATCTGTCCATAACAGTTCGTCAAGAAAGACGGTTTGTATCAGCCAACAGTGGAGACCATGTCTGTCTGCGATGTTTCTATGAAGGTGATGGCTCAGCATGGTTTTACTGGTACAAACAACCGCTGGGACAGAAACCACAGCTAATCTCTACCTTCTACAGGTTAGATAAAAATGGAACTTTTTATAATGAATTCAAGAATAATCCACGCTTCACACTGAATACAGGGGATGGCACAAATCACCTTACAATTTTTGATTTGAGCATTTCAGACTCAGCCACTTACTACTGCGCAAGTGCCTATACATTTGTCTTTAGTTTTACTGAGGGCACAACCGTCAGTGTGAAGGGTTCAGGTTTGAACGTCCCAGCTTCGGTCCATCAGTCACCATCTGAGATCATCAAGCCAGGAGGCTCTGTGACTCtgaactgtacagtacacactgggacctgtgatggagaacacagtgtttactggttCAAACACTCTCAGGAATCTCATCCAGGACTCATTTACACCCATGGAGGCGGGAATGATCAGTGTGAGACgaaagacaacacacaaacacacacttgtgtctACAACTTGCCAATGAAGAGCCTGAATCTTTCTCACGTTGGGACCTACTACTGTGCTGTTGCCACATGTGGACAAATCGTGTTTGGAGACGGGACTAAGCTGGACTTTGAAG ACAATGGTGACTCTCCTGTCTTGGTGTATTTCTTGAGTGGAGCTTTGACATTCACCACCATCCTGGTAGTTTTACTGGCTCTCTCAGTGTTCAAGATGAAGAAGGGAAACACTTATCAGTCAACTG agtcTCAAGCAAGATTATCTGCTCCCCCGGCAAGTGATGAG GGTTGCAGAGAAGACCTCCATTATGCGGCTTTAAATCTCAACCTGCCCAACAGATCAAGAAGACAAAGGAACCACACCaacagtgaatgtgtgtactCCAGTGTgaagcattaa
- the LOC119027756 gene encoding uncharacterized protein LOC119027756 → MTSLRLVFFHLTCLILGMMAQMTDLSITIRQERRFVSANIGDHVCLQCFYEDDGSAWFYWYKQPLGQKPQLISTFFRFDQNGTFYDEFKNNPRFTLDTGDGTNHLTIFDLSTSDSATYYCASVYTFVFSFTEGTTVSVKGSGLNIPASVHQSPAEIIQPGGSVTLNCTVHTGTCDGEHSVYWFKHSQESHPGLIYTHGGRNDQCETKDNTQTRTCVYNLPMKSLNLSHAGTYYCAVASCGHILFGSGTKLDFEDKVDSPVLVYFLSGALTLTTILVVLLTLSVFKMKKRNSDQSTESQARLSAPSTTSEEGRREDLHYAALNINLPNRSRRQRNNTNNECVYSSVKH, encoded by the exons ATGACATCTCTGAGGCTTGTCTTCTTTCATCTGACATGTTTGATCTTAGGGATGATGG CTCAGATGACAGATCTGTCCATAACAATTCGTCAAGAAAGACGCTTTGTATCAGCCAACATTGGAGACCATGTCTGTCTGCAATGTTTCTATGAAGATGATGGCTCAGCATGGTTTTACTGGTACAAACAACCTCTGGGACAGAAACCACAGCTAATCTCTACCTTCTTCAGGTTTGACCAAAATGGAACTTTTTATGATGAATTCAAGAATAATCCACGCTTCACACTGGATACAGGGGATGGCACAAATCACCTTACAATTTTTGATTTGAGCACTTCAGACTCAGCCACTTACTACTGCGCGAGTGTCTACACGTTTGTCTTTAGTTTTACTGAGGGCACAACCGTCAGTGTGAAGGGTTCAGGTTTGAACATCCCAGCTTCGGTCCATCAGTCACCAGCTGAGATCATCCAGCCAGGAGGCTCTGTGACTCtgaactgtacagtacacactgggacctgtgatggagaacacagtgtttactggttCAAACACTCTCAGGAATCTCATCCAGGACTCATTTACACCCATGGAGGCAGGAATGATCAGTGTGAGACgaaagacaacacacaaacacgcacctGTGTCTACAATTTGCCAATGAAGAGCCTGAATCTTTCTCATGCTGGGACCTACTACTGTGCTGTtgcctcatgtggacacatATTGTTTGGAAGCGGGACCAAGCTGGACTTTGAAG acaaaGTTGACTCTCCTGTCTTGGTGTATTTCTTGAGTGGAGCTTTGACGCTGACCACCATCCTGGTAGTTTTACTGACTCTCTCAGTGttcaagatgaagaagagaaacagtgaTCAGTCTACAG agtcTCAAGCAAGATTATCAGCTCCCTCAACAACAAGTGAAGAG GGTCGCAGAGAAGACCTCCATTACGCTGCTTTAAATATCAACCTACCCAACAGATcaagaagacagaggaacaacaccaacaatgaATGTGTGTACTCCAGTGTgaagcattaa
- the LOC119027757 gene encoding immunoglobulin kappa light chain-like, which produces MTSLRLVFFHLTCLILGIMAQMTDLSITIRQERRFVSANIGDHVCLQCFYEDDGSAWLYWYKQPLGQKPQLISTFYRLDKNGTFYNEFKNNPRFTLDTGDGTNHLTIFDLSISDSATYYCASAYTFVFSFTEGTTVSVKGSGLNIPASVHQSPSEIIEPGGSVSLNCTVHTGTCDGEHSVYWFKNSQEFHPGLIYTHGSRNDQCERKDNTQTHTCVYNLPMKSLNLSHAGTYYCAVASCGHILFGSGTKLDFEDKGDSPVLVYFLSGALTLTTILVVLLTLSVFKMKKRNSDQSTESQARLSAPSTTSEEGRREDLHYAALNINLPNRSRRQRNNTNNECVYSSVKH; this is translated from the exons ATGACATCTCTGAGGCTTGTCTTCTTCCATCTGACATGTTTGATCTTAGGGATAATGG CTCAGATGACAGATCTGTCCATAACAATTCGTCAAGAAAGACGCTTTGTATCAGCCAACATTGGAGACCATGTCTGTCTGCAATGTTTCTATGAAGATGATGGCTCAGCATGGTTGTACTGGTACAAACAACCTCTGGGACAGAAACCACAGCTAATCTCTACCTTCTACAGGTTAGATAAAAATGGAACTTTTTATAATGAATTCAAGAATAATCCACGCTTCACACTGGATACAGGGGATGGCACAAATCACCTTACAATTTTTGATTTGAGCATTTCAGACTCAGCCACTTACTACTGCGCAAGTGCCTATACATTTGTCTTTAGTTTTACTGAGGGCACAACCGTCAGTGTGAAGGGTTCAGGTTTGAACATCCCAGCTTCGGTCCATCAGTCACCATCTGAGATCATTGAGCCAGGAGGCTCTGTGAGTCtgaactgtacagtacacactgggacctgtgatggagaacacagtgtttactggttCAAAAACTCTCAGGAATTTCATCCAGGACTCATTTACACCCATGGAAGCAGGAATGAtcagtgtgagaggaaagacaacacacaaacacacacctgtgtctacAATTTGCCAATGAAGAGCCTGAATCTTTCTCATGCTGGGACCTACTACTGTGCTGTtgcctcatgtggacacatACTGTTTGGAAGCGGGACCAAGCTGGACTTTGAAG acaaaGGTGACTCTCCTGTCTTGGTGTATTTCTTGAGTGGAGCTTTGACGCTGACCACCATCCTGGTAGTTTTACTGACTCTCTCAGTGttcaagatgaagaagagaaacagtgaTCAGTCTACAG agtcTCAAGCAAGATTATCAGCTCCCTCAACAACAAGTGAAGAG GGTCGCAGAGAAGACCTCCATTACGCTGCTTTAAATATCAACCTACCCAACAGATcaagaagacagaggaacaacaccaacaatgaATGTGTGTACTCCAGTGTgaagcattaa
- the LOC119027404 gene encoding uncharacterized protein LOC119027404 — translation MTSLRLVFFHLACLIVGIMAQVAAQKLSSSVHQDGGFLSVKTGDSLTLPCFYKTDVAARLYWYKQPLGQKPQLISSFYKFDKNVAFYGEFKNNPRFTLDTRDGKNQLKISDLHISDSAAYNCISSVLHSLEILGSQTVSVTGSAQVHQSASEIVQPGGSVTLNCTVHTGTCDGEHSVYWFKHAQKSHPGIIYTHGGRNDQCERKDNTQTQTCVYNLPMKSLNLSHAGIYYCAVASCGHILFGDGTKLDVQDKIDSPVLVYILSGALTLTTILVVLLALSVFKMKMRNSYQSTESQARLSAPSTTNPESRRDAENLHYAALSVNLPNRSRRQRKTTNNDCVYSSVKL, via the exons ATGACATCTCTGAGGCTTGTCTTCTTCCATCTGGCATGTTTGATCGTGGGGATAATGG CTCAGGTGGCTGCTCAGAAGTTGTCTTCATCTGTTCACCAAGACGGAGGTTTTTTGTCAGTAAAAACTGGGGACAGCTTGACTTTGCCCTGTTTCTATAAAACGGATGTTGCTGCAAGGCTTTACTGGTACAAACAACCTCTGGGACAGAAACCACAGCTCATTTCTTCCTTCTACAAGTTTGATAAAAATGTCGCTTTTTATGGTGAATTCAAGAACAATCCACGCTTCACACTGGATACAAGAGATGGTAAAAATCAGCTGAAGATTTCAGATCTGCATATTTCAGACTCCGCTGCTTACAACTGCATAAGTAGTGTCTTACACTCGTTAGAAATATTAGGGAGCCAAACTGTCAGTGTGACGGGTTCAGCTCAGGTCCATCAGTCAGCATCTGAGATCGTCCAGCCAGGAGGCTCTGTGACTCtgaactgtacagtacacactgggacctgtgatggagaacacagtgtttactggttCAAACACGCTCAAAAATCTCATCCAGGAATCATTTACACCCATGGAGGCAGGAATGACcagtgtgagaggaaagacaacacacaaacacaaacctgtgTCTACAACTTACCAATGAAGAGCCTGAATCTTTCTCATGCTGGGATCTACTACTGTGCTGTtgcctcatgtggacacatATTGTTTGGAGACGGGACCAAGCTGGACGTCCAAG ACAAAATAGACTCTCCTGTCTTGGTGTATATCTTGAGTGGAGCTTTGACACTCACCACCATCCTGGTAGTTCTACTGGCTCTCTCAGTGTTCAAGATGAAGATGAGAAACAGTTATCAGTCAACAG AATCTCAAGCAAGATTATCGGCTCCGTCGACCACAAATCCAGAG AGTCGCAGAGATGCAGAGAACCTCCATTATGCTGCTTTAAGTGTCAACCTGCCCAACAGAtcaagaagacagaggaaaaccACCAACAATGACTGTGTGTACTCCAGTGTGAAGCTCTAG
- the LOC119027774 gene encoding uncharacterized protein LOC119027774: MTSLRFVFFHLTCLFLRIMAQTATQKFSSSVHPDGGLLSVKTGDDLTLTCFYNADVSAKLYWYKQPMGQKPQLISTFYKFHKNGTFHGEFKNKPRFTLDTGDGKNHLKISDLHISDSAVYSCISCFANAFEISESITVSVTGSAWVHQSASEIIQPGGSVTLNCTVHTGTCDGEHSVYWFKRSQESHPGLIYTHGGRNDQCERKDSTQTHTCVYNLPMKSLNLSHAGTYYCAVASCGYILFGNGTKLDFKDKVDSPVLVFFLSGALTLTTILVVLLALSVFKMRKGNTYQSTESQARLSAPSTTNAEGHGDADNLHYAALSVKLPNSSRRQRNNTNNECVYSSVKL; the protein is encoded by the exons ATGACATCTCTGAGGTTTGTCTTTTTccatctgacatgtttgttctTGAGGATAATGG CTCAGACAGCTACTCAGAAGTTTTCCTCATCTGTTCATCCAGACGGAGGTTTATTATCAGTGAAAACTGGGGATGACTTGACTCTAACGTGTTTCTATAATGCTGATGTTTCTGCGAAACTTTACTGGTACAAACAACCTATGGGACAGAAACCACAGCTCATCTCTACCTTCTACAAGTTTCATAAAAATGGGACTTTTCATGGTGAATTCAAGAACAAGCCACGCTTCACACTGGATACAGGGGATGGTAAAAATCACTTAAAGATCTCAGATCTGCATATTTCAGACTCTGCTGTATACAGCTGCATAAGTTGTTTTGCAAACGCATTTGAAATTTCAGAGAGTATTACTGTCAGTGTGACGGGTTCAGCTTGGGTCCATCAGTCAGCATCTGAGATCATCCAGCCAGGAGGCTCTGTGACTCtgaactgtacagtacacactgggacctgtgatggagaacacagtgtttactggttCAAACGCTCTCAAGAATCTCATCCAGGACTCATTTACACCCATGGAGGCAGGAATGAtcagtgtgagaggaaagacagcacacaaacacacacctgtgtctacAACTTACCAATGAAGAGCCTGAATCTTTCTCATGCTGGGACCTACTACTGTGCTGTTGCCTCATGTGGATACATATTGTTTGGAAATGGGACCAAGCTGGACTTCAAAG ACAAAGTGGACTCtcctgtgttggtgtttttcttgAGTGGAGCTTTGACACTCACCACCATCCTGGTAGTTTTACTGGCTCTCTCAGTGTTCAAGATGAGGAAGGGAAACACTTATCAGTCTACAG agtcTCAAGCAAGATTATCCGCTCCCTCCACAACAAATGCAGAG GGTCACGGAGACGCAGACAACCTTCATTATGCAGCTTTAAGTGTCAAGCTGCCCAATAGCTCACGaagacagaggaacaacaccaacaatgaATGTGTGTACTCCAGTGTGAAGCTCTAG
- the LOC119027773 gene encoding uncharacterized protein LOC119027773 isoform X2 produces MTSLRLVFFHLTCLFLGIMAQAAALKLSSSVQPDGGLLSLKTGDNLTLTCFYNVDVAARLYWYKQPLGQKLQLITTFFYFDTNGTFYGEFKNNPRFTLESHPGLIYTHGGRNDQCERKDNTQTHTCVYNLPMKSLNLSHAGTYYCAVASCGHILFGNGTKLDFQDKVDSPVLLYFLSGALTFTTILVVLLTLSVFKMRKRNSYGSAGN; encoded by the exons ATGACATCTCTGAGGCTTGTCTTCTTCCACCTGACATGTCTGTTCTTGGGGATAATGG ctcaGGCAGCTGCTCTGAAGTTGTCCTCGTCTGTTCAACCAGACGGaggtttattatcattaaaaactGGGGACAACTTGACTCTGACATGTTTCTATAACGTTGATGTTGCTGCAAGGCTTTACTGGTACAAGCAACCTCTGGGACAAAAACTACAGCTCATCACtacattcttttattttgatacaaATGGCACTTTTTACGGTGAATTCAAAAACAATCCACGCTTCACACTGG AATCTCATCCAGGACTCATTTACACCCATGGAGGCAGGAATGAtcagtgtgagaggaaagacaacacacaaacacacacctgtgtctacAACTTGCCAATGAAGAGCCTGAATCTTTCTCATGCTGGGACCTACTACTGTGCTGTtgcctcatgtggacacatACTGTTTGGAAACGGGACCAAGCTGGACTTCCAAG acaaaGTGGACTCTCCTGTCTTGTTGTATTTCTTAAGCGGAGCTTTGACATTCACCACCATCTTGGTAGTTTTACTGACTCTCTCAGTGTTCaagatgaggaagagaaacagttACGGGTCTGCAGGTAACTGA
- the LOC119027773 gene encoding uncharacterized protein LOC119027773 isoform X1 — MTSLRLVFFHLTCLFLGIMAQAAALKLSSSVQPDGGLLSLKTGDNLTLTCFYNVDVAARLYWYKQPLGQKLQLITTFFYFDTNGTFYGEFKNNPRFTLGKGHGKYHLKISDLRVLDSATYHCIHYINSLEISESITVSVTGSAWVHQSVLEIIQLGDSVTLNCTVHTGTCDGEHSVYWFKRSQESHPGLIYTHGGRNDQCERKDNTQTHTCVYNLPMKSLNLSHAGTYYCAVASCGHILFGNGTKLDFQDKVDSPVLLYFLSGALTFTTILVVLLTLSVFKMRKRNSYGSAGN; from the exons ATGACATCTCTGAGGCTTGTCTTCTTCCACCTGACATGTCTGTTCTTGGGGATAATGG ctcaGGCAGCTGCTCTGAAGTTGTCCTCGTCTGTTCAACCAGACGGaggtttattatcattaaaaactGGGGACAACTTGACTCTGACATGTTTCTATAACGTTGATGTTGCTGCAAGGCTTTACTGGTACAAGCAACCTCTGGGACAAAAACTACAGCTCATCACtacattcttttattttgatacaaATGGCACTTTTTACGGTGAATTCAAAAACAATCCACGCTTCACACTGGGTAAGGGGCATGGTAAATATCACTTGAAAATCTCAGATCTGCGTGTTTTAGACTCAGCTACTTACCACTGTATTCATTATATAAACTCGTTAGAAATTTCAGAGAGTATTACTGTCAGTGTGACGGGTTCAGCTTGGGTCCATCAGTCAGTTCTTGAGATCATCCAGCTAGGAGACTCTGTGACTCtgaactgtacagtacacactgggacctgtgatggagaacacagtgtttactggttCAAACGGTCTCAAGAATCTCATCCAGGACTCATTTACACCCATGGAGGCAGGAATGAtcagtgtgagaggaaagacaacacacaaacacacacctgtgtctacAACTTGCCAATGAAGAGCCTGAATCTTTCTCATGCTGGGACCTACTACTGTGCTGTtgcctcatgtggacacatACTGTTTGGAAACGGGACCAAGCTGGACTTCCAAG acaaaGTGGACTCTCCTGTCTTGTTGTATTTCTTAAGCGGAGCTTTGACATTCACCACCATCTTGGTAGTTTTACTGACTCTCTCAGTGTTCaagatgaggaagagaaacagttACGGGTCTGCAGGTAACTGA
- the LOC119027770 gene encoding V-set and immunoglobulin domain-containing protein 1-like gives MTSLRLVFFHLTCLFLGIMAQTAARVSSSFYPDRGFLSVKTGDNLTLTCSYNADVVARLYWYKQPLGQKLQLIATTFKFDKNGTFYGEFNNNPRFTLDTGDGKNHLKISDLRISDTATYNCMSSFLNTLGISESIAVSVMGSAWVHQSASGIIQPGGSVTLNCTVHTGTCDGEHSVYWFKRSQESHPGLIYTHGGRNDQCERKDNTQTHTCVYNLPMKSLNLSHAGIYYCAVASCGHILFGDGTKVDLQDNVDSPVLVYFLSGALTLTTILVVLLALSLFKMRKGNTYQSTESQGRSSAPSTTNAEGHGDADNVHYAALSVKLPNRSRRQRKNTDSECVYSSVKL, from the exons ATGACATCTCTGAGGCTCGTCTTCTTCCACCTGACATGTTTGTTCTTGGGGATAATGG CTCAAACAGCTGCTCGGGTTTCCTCGTCTTTTTATCCAGACAGAGGTTTTTTATCAGTGAAAACTGGGGACAACTTGACTCTGACATGTTCCTATAATGCTGATGTTGTTGCAAGGCTTTACTGGTATAAACAACCCCTGGGACAGAAACTACAGCTCATCGCCACCACGTTCAAGTTTGATAAAAATGGCACTTTTTACGGTGAATTCAACAACAACCCGCGCTTCACACTGGATACAGGGGATGGTAAAAATCACTTAAAAATCTCAGATCTGCGTATTTCAGATACCGCCACTTACAACTGCATGAGTAGTTTTTTAAACACGTTAGGAATTTCAGAGAGTattgctgtcagtgtgatggGTTCAGCTTGGGTCCATCAGTCAGCATCTGGGATCATCCAGCCAGGAGGCTCCGTGACTCtgaactgtacagtacacactgggacctgtgatggagaacacagtgtttattGGTTCAAACGCTCTCAAGAATCTCATCCAGGACTCATTTACACCCATGGAGGCAGGAATGAtcagtgtgagaggaaagacaacacacaaacacacacctgtgtctacAACTTGCCAATGAAGAGCCTGAATCTTTCTCATGCTGGGATCTACTACTGTGCTGTtgcctcatgtggacacatACTGTTTGGAGACGGGACAAAAGTGGACTTGCAAG aCAATGTGGACTCTCCTGTCTTGGTGTATTTCTTGAGTGGAGCTTTGACACTCACCACCATCCTGGTAGTTTTACTGGCTCTCTCTTTGTTCAAGATGAGGAAGGGAAACACTTATCAGTCCACAG AGTCTCAAGGAAGATCATCTGCTCCCTCCACAACAAATGCAGAG GGTCATGGAGATGCAGATAACGTCCATTATGCTGCTTTAAGCGTCAAGCTGCCCAACAGGtcaagaagacagaggaagaacaccgacagtgaatgtgtgtactCCAGTGTGAAGCTCTAG
- the LOC119027772 gene encoding uncharacterized protein LOC119027772, with protein MTSLRLVFFHLTCLFLWIMAQAAALKLSSSVQPDGGLLSLKTGDNLTLTCLYEADVATRLYWYKQPLGQKLQLITTFFYFDTNGTFYGEFKNNPRFTLATGHGKYHLKISDLRVLDSATYHCIHYINRLEISESITVSVTGSAWVHQSVLKIIQPGGSVTLNCAVHTGTCDGEHSVYWFKQSQESHPGLIYTHGGRNDQCERKDNTQTHTCVYNLPMESLNLSHAGTYYCAVASCGHILFGNGTKLDIQNEVALVYFWRGASAFFSILAVLLAFSVCMMTRSGCSAPSKPHAERYQNEDDRCYAASSVNLTKRSRGQRDQTWSECVYYSVKQ; from the exons ATGACATCTCTGAGGCTTGTCTTCTTccatctgacatgtttgttcCTGTGGATAATGG ctcaGGCAGCTGCTCTGAAGTTGTCCTCGTCTGTTCAACCAGACGGaggtttattatcattaaaaactGGGGACAACTTGACTCTGACATGTTTATATGAAGCTGATGTTGCTACAAGGCTTTACTGGTACAAACAACCTCTGGGACAAAAACTACAGCTCATCACtacattcttttattttgatacaaATGGCACTTTTTACGGTGAATTCAAAAACAATCCACGCTTCACACTGGCTACGGGGCATGGTAAATATCACTTGAAAATCTCAGATCTGCGTGTTTTAGACTCAGCTACTTACCACTGTATTCATTATATAAACAGGTTAGAAATTTCAGAGAGTATTACTGTCAGTGTGACGGGTTCAGCTTGGGTCCATCAGTCAGTTCTTAAGATCATCCAGCCAGGAGGCTCTGTGACTCTGAACTGTGCAGTACACACTGGGACCTGTGATGGAGAGCACAGTGTTTACTGGTTCAAACAGTCTCAGGAATCTCATCCAGGACTCATTTACACCCATGGAGGCAGGAATGACcagtgtgagaggaaagacaacacacaaacacacacctgtgtctacAACTTGCCAATGGAGAGCCTGAATCTTTCTCATGCTGGGACCTACTACTGTGCTGTtgcctcatgtggacacatACTGTTTGGAAACGGGACCAAGCTGGACATCCAAA ACGAGGTTGCCTTGGTGTATTTCTGGAGGGGAGCTTCGGCATTCTTCAGCATCCTGGCTGTTTTACTGGCTTTCTCAGTGTGCATGATGACACGATCAGGATGTTCAGCTCCCTCCAAACCGCATGCAGAG CGTTACCAAAATGAGGACGACCGCTGTTACGCTGCTTCAAGTGTCAACCTGACGAAGAGATCAAGAGGACAGAGAGATCAGACctggagtgagtgtgtgtactaCAGTGTAAAGCAGTAG